A region of Subtercola boreus DNA encodes the following proteins:
- a CDS encoding alpha/beta fold hydrolase — translation MDAEQLTVTTDDGTRIAVTRRNSAGAPSSARAVVFLHAGVADRRAWTGVMDALRDDGLDLVAYDRRGYGDTAAAADPASFTHVSDLVAVLDELGLDRVLLVGNSMGGALALDTALLHPGRVGAALVIGSAVSGMTDDDTPFDWQLDPATAPLLQRAEDAAAPVDDRIAALAHLWLDGPAAPEGRVAGAPRELFVSMNRRILEVAAADGAGDAGVDAWTRLGEITVPVLCSWGDLDVPADVPFYVETARRLGQEPARVLAGVAHLPGLEKPGVVAQLVRDQLG, via the coding sequence ATGGACGCAGAGCAGCTGACCGTCACGACCGACGATGGCACGCGAATCGCGGTGACCCGTCGGAATTCCGCCGGCGCCCCGTCGTCTGCGCGAGCGGTGGTCTTCCTCCACGCCGGTGTGGCTGACCGGCGAGCGTGGACCGGTGTCATGGATGCGCTCCGCGATGACGGGCTCGACCTGGTCGCCTACGACCGGCGCGGGTACGGCGACACCGCCGCCGCTGCCGACCCTGCCTCGTTCACTCACGTGTCAGACCTTGTCGCCGTCCTCGACGAGCTCGGGCTCGACCGCGTGCTGCTCGTCGGAAACTCGATGGGCGGGGCGCTCGCCCTCGACACCGCACTGCTTCACCCCGGGCGGGTCGGTGCCGCACTGGTCATCGGAAGCGCCGTCTCGGGCATGACCGACGACGACACGCCGTTCGACTGGCAGCTCGACCCGGCGACAGCGCCCCTGCTGCAGCGAGCCGAAGACGCGGCGGCGCCGGTCGACGACAGGATCGCGGCTCTCGCTCACCTCTGGCTCGATGGTCCGGCCGCGCCCGAGGGTCGGGTGGCGGGTGCGCCACGAGAGTTGTTCGTCTCGATGAACCGGCGCATCCTCGAGGTCGCTGCGGCAGACGGTGCGGGTGACGCCGGTGTCGACGCCTGGACCAGGCTCGGCGAGATCACCGTGCCTGTGCTCTGCAGCTGGGGCGATCTCGATGTGCCGGCCGACGTACCGTTCTACGTCGAGACCGCGCGCCGACTCGGTCAGGAGCCGGCGCGCGTGCTGGCGGGTGTCGCGCACCTTCCCGGGCTCGAGAAGCCCGGAGTCGTCGCCCAGCTGGTCAGGGACCAGCTGGGCTGA
- a CDS encoding DUF4190 domain-containing protein translates to MTQTPYTGAAPAKLNTLSIVAIIGGFLVPLVGIVVGYFALRQIKETGERGHGLALAGIIVGIALIVIYALVGIIGAVAGAAMSAGY, encoded by the coding sequence ATGACCCAGACCCCCTACACCGGTGCAGCGCCGGCCAAACTCAACACCCTCTCGATCGTCGCGATCATCGGAGGGTTCCTGGTGCCGCTCGTCGGCATCGTCGTGGGCTACTTCGCGCTCCGCCAGATCAAGGAGACCGGCGAGCGCGGGCACGGCCTGGCCCTGGCGGGCATCATCGTCGGCATCGCGCTGATCGTCATCTACGCGCTGGTGGGCATCATCGGCGCCGTGGCGGGCGCGGCGATGAGCGCCGGCTACTGA